DNA from Ignavibacteria bacterium:
TCCATTTCACTTGGAAGAGGATTCCGGTTTCCCGGGGGGCGGCATTTAAGAATGTTTGTTATATAAACTTCTTCTCTTGAAAACTTTATTGCGGCAAGTATGTCTGTTAAGAGCTTGCCGGCACGCCCGACAAAGGGCTTTCCCTGCAGGTCCTCTTCAGCTCCCGGAGCCTCGCCGACTACCATAACCTTCGCCTTCGGATTGCCTGAACCAAATACGAGGTTGTTCCGGGTCTTCTCCAGGGGACATTTATGGCACTCTTCCATAAACGCCTGCAGTTCAGCTAAATTCTTAGCATGAATGAATCCCTCTTTGCTCAGTTCATTTTCCATGTTATCCTCCCGCTCGTTCTGGTATCGTGCTACATCGGCCAACAGATCCAGGTCAATCTTCTCAAACCGCCTGTTTTCAAACATAAGCGGGCCGAAGATAGCTTCCTGATCCTTTAAGGCTTCGATTAATTTCTGAATGCTTTGTTCAACCAATTTACTAAAGTTCGCTTATTTCTGAA
Protein-coding regions in this window:
- a CDS encoding uracil-DNA glycosylase encodes the protein MFENRRFEKIDLDLLADVARYQNEREDNMENELSKEGFIHAKNLAELQAFMEECHKCPLEKTRNNLVFGSGNPKAKVMVVGEAPGAEEDLQGKPFVGRAGKLLTDILAAIKFSREEVYITNILKCRPPGNRNPLPSEMEVCIPYLHRQIEMIRPKLILCLGLISASGLLNLKLSLGKMRGNVYELGKAKVMVTYHPAALLRNPQWKRAAWEDVQQFRKLYDDMMAG